A region from the Rhodamnia argentea isolate NSW1041297 chromosome 7, ASM2092103v1, whole genome shotgun sequence genome encodes:
- the LOC115756194 gene encoding ERBB-3 BINDING PROTEIN 1 — MSDDEREEKELDLTSPDVVTKYKSAAEIVNKALQLVISECKPKAKVVDICEKGDSFIREQTGNMYKNVKKKIERGVAFPTCISVNNTVCHFSPLASDETVLEEGDVLKIDMGCHIDGFIAVVAHTHVLQEGPVMGRAGDVIAAANTAAEVALRLVRPGKNNKDVTEAINKVAAAYDCKIVEGVLSHQLKQFVIDGNKVIINVSNPDTKVDEFEFEENEVYAIDIVTSTGEGKPKLLDEKQTTVYKRAVDKNYHLKMKASRFIFSEINQKFPILPFSARALEEKRARLGLVECVNHELLQPYPVLHEKPGDYVAHIKFTVLLMPNGSDRITSHPLQELQPTKTIDDPEIKAWLSLGTKTKKKGGGKKKKGKKGTESAEAEPMDATTNGAESQE, encoded by the exons ATGTCGGACGACGAACGAGAGGAGAAGGAGTTGGATCTCACTTCCCCTGATGTCGTCACCAAATACAAGAGCGCTGCTGAGATTGTTAACA AGGCCTTGCAGTTGGTCATCTCAGAATGTAAACCAAAGGCTAAGGTTGTGGACATTTGTGAAAAGGGCGACTCGTTTATCAGAGA GCAAACAGGAAACATGTACAAGAATGTCAAGAAAAAGATCGAAAGGGGTGTTGCATTTCCAACTTGTATTTCTGTTAACAACACGGTCTGCCATTTTTCTCCCTTAGCAAGTGATGAGACAGTTTTGGAAGAAGGTGATGTATTGAAAAT TGATATGGGGTGCCATATAGATGGGTTCATTGCTGTAGTGGCACACACGCATGTTCTTCAAGAAGGACCAGTAATGGGTCGAGCAGGAGATGTAATTGCAGCGGCAAATACCGCTGCAGAAGTTGCTTTAAGGCTTGTGAGACCAGGAAAAAAC AACAAAGATGTAACAGAAGCAATTAATAAAGTTGCCGCTGCATATGACTGCAAAATTGTTGAAGGTGTGCTTAGTCACCAGCTGAAGCAGTTTGTGATAGATGGCAACAAGGTTATCATAAATGTCTCGAATCCAGACACAAAAGTTGATGAATTTGAATTTGAGGAGAATGAAGTTTATGCAATAGATATTGTCACAAGTACAGGCGAGGGGAAG CCTAAACTGTTGGATGAGAAGCAGACAACTGTATATAAGAGAGCTGTGGACAAGAATTATCACTTAAAGATGAAGGCCTCTAGGTTTATTTTCAGTGAAATAAACCAGAAATTTCCCATCCTACCGTTCAGTGCAAG GGCACTAGAAGAGAAAAGGGCCCGGCTGGGATTAGTTGAATGTGTAAATCATGAGCTCTTGCAACCTTATCCTGTACTTCATGAGAAGCCTG GTGATTATGTTGCCCATATCAAGTTCACTGTCTTGTTAATGCCAAATGGGTCAGATAGGATTACATCCCATCCATTGCAGGAGCTTCAGCCGACAAAGACGATAGATGATCCTGAGATCAAGGCTTGGTTGTCTTTGGGGACCAAAACCAAGAAGAAAGGtggagggaagaagaagaaaggtaagAAAGGTACTGAATCAGCAGAGGCCGAGCCAATGGACGCGACAACAAACGGTGCCGAATCTCAAGAATGA